A stretch of Salvelinus alpinus chromosome 4, SLU_Salpinus.1, whole genome shotgun sequence DNA encodes these proteins:
- the LOC139573211 gene encoding nibrin-like isoform X2, whose product MWTLNPLESGGVTHYLLPDKEYVVGRKNCEVILPNDQSISRAHAHLTATDQALTLKDSSKYGTFVNEERLSGETPRSLTAGDRVTFGVFHSKFSVQQVTAVVCSSCVDNEGKVSLSQTLQLLGGRLTNTWKQDCTHLVMPTVKVTIKTICALLCCRPIVKQEFFTELTKALQQKQPPPKAESFFPEIDEPSLNKDEVDLTERPARKELFTGKTFLFLNAKQQKRLSLAVSCGGGRSQLLEEGSVPVSLLESPLSCVIGMATGNSQALLPPSTKKWADSVGKILQRKGLRFITESEIGLAAIYVSCDKYCNPSNQMADSESMRMKPTIPGATLSQNAPVDETVMPAASQNITAYAVNTEPSQGISGVDVAGVSAVGETPERDQSRATSHLNRSKPSGRELAGTCTVAETMMSSFSASDSAGGGGSDRKKGELQHPGGGKGDAITRFLATAPRTNGGVQTMSPQKRSSQKQQVSQKGSPQKQSALTNFFQPVGKKRPREGEESPTVQSEAKLSRREEDKEKMKRTVPQHSETSNSTHPPTGRSQGQHSSGAHLFPGQTEALSEGFSNPAQQGLQSRKRKEMEEETKGGGASEIEMDELESIMSEDMDESDEPMSASQGQRLKLTEQSSTNQGQRSQLMDKSSTNRKQLLETVELTSANKKQRVYPVEPIAANHRSGLDAEERSSASRRQQAEPVAEVKDEEVSFIEGLGGENLPSRLIVVEFKSLTGATPARPKPRPMETHGNVNRKDFKRFRKVPVPGAQGLPNIIGGSDLLAHNRGKNSELEEWLRDAAEDERQNKKEETLGDDLFRYNPKPTKKR is encoded by the exons ATGTGGACACTAAACCCTTTAGAATCCGGAG GTGTCACCCACTACCTCCTGCCAGATAAGGAGTATGTGGTGGGGCGTAAGAACTGTGAGGTCATCCTGCCCAATGACCAGTCCATCAGCCGGGCTCATGCTCACCTCACTGCTACAGATCAG GCCCTGACCCTGAAGGACAGTTCTAAGTATGGCACGTTTGTTAACGAGGAGCGTCTGTCAGGAGAAACCCCTCGCAGCCTGACGGCAGGGGACAGAGTGACATTTGGGGTCTTTCACAGCAAATTCAG tgtgcaGCAGGTAACTGCGGTGGTGTGCTCGTCCTGTGTTGATAATGAAGGGAAGGTCTCACTGTCTCAGACCCTGCAGCTTCTGGGTGGCCGGCTGACCAACACCTGGAAACAGGACTGCACTCACCTGGTCATGCCCACTGTTAAAGTCACCATCAAG ACTATCTGTGCTTTGCTGTGCTGTCGGCCCATAGTCAAGCAGGAGTTTTTCACTGAGCTCACCAAAGCCCTGCAACAGAAACAACCACCTCCAAAAGCTGAGAG TTTCTTCCCAGAGATAGACGAGCCCAGTCTGAATAAGGATGAGGTGGACCTGACCGAGAGGCCAGCACGTAAAGAACTTTTCACTGGCAAGACCTTCCTCTTCCTCAATGCCAAACAG CAAAAGCGTCTGAGTTTGGCAGTGAGTTGTGGAGGTGGGAGGAGCCAGCTCTTGGAGGAGGGGTCTGTTCCTGTGTCACTCCTGGAATCACCATTGAGCTGTGTGATCGGCATGGCAACGGGAAACTCCCAAGCACTACTGCCCCCCTCCACTAAGAAGTGGGCAGACTCTGTGGGGAAGATTCTACAGAG GAAAGGTCTTCGATTCATCACAGAGTCTGAGATCGGATTGGCTGCCATCTATGTCAGCTGTGACAAGTACTGCAATCCCTCCAATCAGATGGCTGACTCAG AATCCATGAGAATGAAACCCACCATCCCTGGCGCCACGCTATCCCAGAATGCACCAGTGGACGAGACGGTAATGCCAGCGGCGTCTCAGAATATCACAGCCTATGCTGTAAACACAGAGCCGTCACAGGGCATCAgtgg GGTGGACGTGGCTGGGGTGAGCGCAGTTGGAGAGACCCCTGAGAGGGACCAGAGCCGGGCCACCTCTCATCTTAACCGATCCAAACCCTCAGGCCGAGAGCTGGCCGGGACCTGCACAGTGGCAGAGACTATGATGTCATCATTCAGCGCCTCAGACAGCGCTGGTGGTGGCGGCTCGGACAGAAAAAAGGGAGAGCTACAACATCCAG GTGGAGGGAAAGGTGATGCTATCACCAGATTCCTGGCCACAGCCCCTCGGACCAACGGAGGAGTGCAGACGATGTCCCCACAGAAGCGCTCCTCCCAGAAACAACAGGTCTCGCAGAAAGGTTCCCCCCAGAAACAGTCTGCCCTCACTAATTTCTTCCAGCCTGTCGGCAAGAAAAG ACCTCGGGAAGGCGAGGAGTCCCCTACTGTCCAATCAGAGGCCAAGCTCTCCAGGAGGGAAGAAGACAAGGAGAAGATGAAGAGGACAGTACCACAGCACTCAGAGACCTCCAACTCCACACACCCCCCCACAGGCAGGTCCCAGGGCCAACACAGCTCAGGTGCACATCTGTTTCCAGGTCAGACTGAGGCTCTGTCAGAGGGGTTCTCCAACCCTGCCCAGCAGGGGCTCCAAtccaggaagaggaaggagatggaggaggagactaAAGGGGGTGGGGCTTCAGAGATAGAGATGGACGAACTGGAGTCCATCATGTCTGAGGACATGGATGAATCGGATGAGCCCATGTCAGCCAGTCAAGGCCAGCGGTTGAAGCTGACGGAACAGAGTTCAACCAATCAAGGCCAGAGGTCTCAACTGATGGACAAGAGCTCAACCAATAGAAAACAGCTCCTAGAGACAGTGGAACTTACCTCTGCCAATAAGAAACAGCGGGTTTATCCAGTGGAACCAATCGCAGCCAATCATAGGTCAGGCTTGGATGCAGAAGAGCGATCGTCAGCCAGCAGACGACAGCAAGCGGAGCCTGTAGCTGAGGTCAAAGACGAAGAGGTGTCTTTCATTGAG GGTTTAGGGGGTGAGAATCTCCCCAGCAGACTTATAGTGGTGGAGTTCAAATCCCTCACCGGGGCAACACCGGCAAGACCTAAACCACGCCCCATGGAGACGCACGGCAATGTCAACAGGAAGGACTTTAAACGCTTCCGCAAG gtcccAGTTCCCGGTGCCCAGGGTTTGCCCAACATCATCGGAGGGTCAGACCTGTTGGCCCACAACCGAGGCAAGAACTCTGAGCTGGAGGAGTGGCTGAGAGACGCAGCAGAG gaTGAGCGTCAGAACAAGAAAGAGGAGACTTTGGGAGATGACCTCTTCAG gtacaaCCCCAAACCCACCAAGAAAAGATGA
- the LOC139573211 gene encoding nibrin-like isoform X1 translates to MWTLNPLESGGVTHYLLPDKEYVVGRKNCEVILPNDQSISRAHAHLTATDQALTLKDSSKYGTFVNEERLSGETPRSLTAGDRVTFGVFHSKFSVQQVTAVVCSSCVDNEGKVSLSQTLQLLGGRLTNTWKQDCTHLVMPTVKVTIKTICALLCCRPIVKQEFFTELTKALQQKQPPPKAESFFPEIDEPSLNKDEVDLTERPARKELFTGKTFLFLNAKQQKRLSLAVSCGGGRSQLLEEGSVPVSLLESPLSCVIGMATGNSQALLPPSTKKWADSVGKILQRKGLRFITESEIGLAAIYVSCDKYCNPSNQMADSESMRMKPTIPGATLSQNAPVDETVMPAASQNITAYAVNTEPSQGISGVDVAGVSAVGETPERDQSRATSHLNRSKPSGRELAGTCTVAETMMSSFSASDSAGGGGSDRKKGELQHPGGGKGDAITRFLATAPRTNGGVQTMSPQKRSSQKQQVSQKGSPQKQSALTNFFQPVGKKRPREGEESPTVQSEAKLSRREEDKEKMKRTVPQHSETSNSTHPPTGRSQGQHSSGAHLFPGQTEALSEGFSNPAQQGLQSRKRKEMEEETKGGGASEIEMDELESIMSEDMDESDEPMSASQGQRLKLTEQSSTNQGQRSQLMDKSSTNRKQLLETVELTSANKKQRVYPVEPIAANHRSGLDAEERSSASRRQQAEPVAEVKDEEVSFIESKPVNGVTPGHLEEPETDVKQEASGLGGENLPSRLIVVEFKSLTGATPARPKPRPMETHGNVNRKDFKRFRKVPVPGAQGLPNIIGGSDLLAHNRGKNSELEEWLRDAAEDERQNKKEETLGDDLFRYNPKPTKKR, encoded by the exons ATGTGGACACTAAACCCTTTAGAATCCGGAG GTGTCACCCACTACCTCCTGCCAGATAAGGAGTATGTGGTGGGGCGTAAGAACTGTGAGGTCATCCTGCCCAATGACCAGTCCATCAGCCGGGCTCATGCTCACCTCACTGCTACAGATCAG GCCCTGACCCTGAAGGACAGTTCTAAGTATGGCACGTTTGTTAACGAGGAGCGTCTGTCAGGAGAAACCCCTCGCAGCCTGACGGCAGGGGACAGAGTGACATTTGGGGTCTTTCACAGCAAATTCAG tgtgcaGCAGGTAACTGCGGTGGTGTGCTCGTCCTGTGTTGATAATGAAGGGAAGGTCTCACTGTCTCAGACCCTGCAGCTTCTGGGTGGCCGGCTGACCAACACCTGGAAACAGGACTGCACTCACCTGGTCATGCCCACTGTTAAAGTCACCATCAAG ACTATCTGTGCTTTGCTGTGCTGTCGGCCCATAGTCAAGCAGGAGTTTTTCACTGAGCTCACCAAAGCCCTGCAACAGAAACAACCACCTCCAAAAGCTGAGAG TTTCTTCCCAGAGATAGACGAGCCCAGTCTGAATAAGGATGAGGTGGACCTGACCGAGAGGCCAGCACGTAAAGAACTTTTCACTGGCAAGACCTTCCTCTTCCTCAATGCCAAACAG CAAAAGCGTCTGAGTTTGGCAGTGAGTTGTGGAGGTGGGAGGAGCCAGCTCTTGGAGGAGGGGTCTGTTCCTGTGTCACTCCTGGAATCACCATTGAGCTGTGTGATCGGCATGGCAACGGGAAACTCCCAAGCACTACTGCCCCCCTCCACTAAGAAGTGGGCAGACTCTGTGGGGAAGATTCTACAGAG GAAAGGTCTTCGATTCATCACAGAGTCTGAGATCGGATTGGCTGCCATCTATGTCAGCTGTGACAAGTACTGCAATCCCTCCAATCAGATGGCTGACTCAG AATCCATGAGAATGAAACCCACCATCCCTGGCGCCACGCTATCCCAGAATGCACCAGTGGACGAGACGGTAATGCCAGCGGCGTCTCAGAATATCACAGCCTATGCTGTAAACACAGAGCCGTCACAGGGCATCAgtgg GGTGGACGTGGCTGGGGTGAGCGCAGTTGGAGAGACCCCTGAGAGGGACCAGAGCCGGGCCACCTCTCATCTTAACCGATCCAAACCCTCAGGCCGAGAGCTGGCCGGGACCTGCACAGTGGCAGAGACTATGATGTCATCATTCAGCGCCTCAGACAGCGCTGGTGGTGGCGGCTCGGACAGAAAAAAGGGAGAGCTACAACATCCAG GTGGAGGGAAAGGTGATGCTATCACCAGATTCCTGGCCACAGCCCCTCGGACCAACGGAGGAGTGCAGACGATGTCCCCACAGAAGCGCTCCTCCCAGAAACAACAGGTCTCGCAGAAAGGTTCCCCCCAGAAACAGTCTGCCCTCACTAATTTCTTCCAGCCTGTCGGCAAGAAAAG ACCTCGGGAAGGCGAGGAGTCCCCTACTGTCCAATCAGAGGCCAAGCTCTCCAGGAGGGAAGAAGACAAGGAGAAGATGAAGAGGACAGTACCACAGCACTCAGAGACCTCCAACTCCACACACCCCCCCACAGGCAGGTCCCAGGGCCAACACAGCTCAGGTGCACATCTGTTTCCAGGTCAGACTGAGGCTCTGTCAGAGGGGTTCTCCAACCCTGCCCAGCAGGGGCTCCAAtccaggaagaggaaggagatggaggaggagactaAAGGGGGTGGGGCTTCAGAGATAGAGATGGACGAACTGGAGTCCATCATGTCTGAGGACATGGATGAATCGGATGAGCCCATGTCAGCCAGTCAAGGCCAGCGGTTGAAGCTGACGGAACAGAGTTCAACCAATCAAGGCCAGAGGTCTCAACTGATGGACAAGAGCTCAACCAATAGAAAACAGCTCCTAGAGACAGTGGAACTTACCTCTGCCAATAAGAAACAGCGGGTTTATCCAGTGGAACCAATCGCAGCCAATCATAGGTCAGGCTTGGATGCAGAAGAGCGATCGTCAGCCAGCAGACGACAGCAAGCGGAGCCTGTAGCTGAGGTCAAAGACGAAGAGGTGTCTTTCATTGAG TCAAAACCTGTTAATGGTGTGACCCCTGGTCATCTGGAAGAGCCAGAGACTGATGTCAAACAGGAAGCCTCA GGTTTAGGGGGTGAGAATCTCCCCAGCAGACTTATAGTGGTGGAGTTCAAATCCCTCACCGGGGCAACACCGGCAAGACCTAAACCACGCCCCATGGAGACGCACGGCAATGTCAACAGGAAGGACTTTAAACGCTTCCGCAAG gtcccAGTTCCCGGTGCCCAGGGTTTGCCCAACATCATCGGAGGGTCAGACCTGTTGGCCCACAACCGAGGCAAGAACTCTGAGCTGGAGGAGTGGCTGAGAGACGCAGCAGAG gaTGAGCGTCAGAACAAGAAAGAGGAGACTTTGGGAGATGACCTCTTCAG gtacaaCCCCAAACCCACCAAGAAAAGATGA
- the LOC139573212 gene encoding oxidative stress-induced growth inhibitor 2-like, with the protein MPLLEETTVPREHPPTLPVVIIGNGPSGICLSYLLSGYKPYLDPSAVHPNPVLYRKLQETRHLPITEQDLEYLSEGLEGRSGNPVAVLFDTLLHPNADFGYEFPPVLQWRRDKQQHLPHLVLGRATPGGAWHVMEGSMLTISLGIWMELPGINYRDLTNNGKCRGVTNDRATPEEISSYYRNYVKLMGLKQNFVDNTYVTSVQKLFRGHEGEGLENGHGGLGEEGKGVYEGGKGVYEGREGEGVDEEEGGGLWEVRGYQRVQGDTHVPFCLFSENVVLATGASDSPAQLGVEGEELPFVFHSISALGLAVSRKKLGPNSDPVLIVGAGLSAADAVLCACNNNISVLHAFRKHIDDPGLIFKQLPKTLYPEYHKVYHMMHSQTHATPNMAATSTTNALPSMAASVCSKMCSKPQPTTTMATSGGPVLFPDYTSFPEHCVVSFQPDMKCVLQGSNSLKAFKISMALVLIGTHPNLFFLKGQGQYLGLDPTKPISCKQNPVDVHPYTFECTKDPGLFAMGPLVGDNFVRFLKGGALGIASCLLKRLKKKGKLIAEGGGVGGGEFI; encoded by the exons ATGCCTCTTCTGGAAGAGACCACTGTGCCTCGAGAGCATCCCCCCACCCTGCCTGTGGTCATCATAG GTAACGGGCCATCAGGTATCTGCCTGTCCTACCTGCTGAGTGGCTACAAGCCCTACCTGGACCCTTCAGCTGTTCACCCAAACCCTGTTCTGTACAGGAAGTTACAGGAGACCAGACACCTGCCCATCACTGAACAG GATCTGGAGTATCTGAGTGAAGGTCTGGAGGGGCGGTCAGGAAACCCTGTAGCGGTGCTGTTTGACACCCTGCTGCACCCCAATGCTGATTTTGGCTACGAGTTTCCCCCTGTGCTACAGTGGAGAAGAGACAAGCAGCAGCACCTCCCTCACCTGGTGCTGGGCAGGGCTACGCCTGGAGGGGCCTGGCAC gTGATGGAGGGCTCCATGCTGACCATCAGTCTGGGCATCTGGATGGAACTGCCAGGGATCAACTACCGAGACCTGACTAACAATGGCAAATGCAG gggcgTGACCAACGACCGGGCCACTCCAGAGGAGATCTCGTCTTACTACCGTAACTACGTCAAGCTGATGGGCCTGAAGCAGAACTTTGTTGACAACACCTACGTGACCTCTGTGCAGAAACTTTTCCGTGGACACGAGGGGGAGGGTCTAGAGAATGGTCATGGAGGTTTGGGGGAGGAGGGAAAGGGGGTGTACGAGGGGGGAAAGGGGGTGTacgaggggagggagggtgagggtgtaGACGAAGAGGAAGGTGGGGGCCTGTGGGAGGTGAGGGGGTACCAGCGGGTGCAGGGCGACACCCACGTTCCTTTCTGCCTGTTTTCGGAGAATGTAGTTCTGGCCACGGGCGCGTCTGATTCACCAGCTCAGCTGGGTGTGGAGGGGGAGGAGCTTCCCTTCGTGTTCCACAGCATCTCTGCTCTGGGATTGGCTGTGAGCCGGAAGAAGCTTGGGCCAAACTCTGATCCGGTGCTGATCGTGGGGGCGGGGTTAAGCGCAGCGGATGCAGTTTTGTGCGCTTGTAACAACAACATTTCCGTGCTGCATGCCTTCCGCAAACACATAGACGACCCAGGCCTCATCTTTAAACAGCTACCCAAGACCCTCTACCCAGAATACCACAAGGTCTACCACATGATGCACTCCCAGACCCACGCAACACCAAACATGGCTGCCACCTCCACCACCAATGCCCTTCCCAGCATGGCCGCCTCAGTCTGCTCCAAGATGTGCTCCAAGCCCCAACCCACCACAACTATGGCCACCagtggtggtcccgttctgttccCTGACTACACCAGCTTCCCAGAGCACTGCGTGGTGTCCTTCCAGCCAGACATGAAGTGTGTCCTGCAGGGGAGCAACTCCCTCAAGGCCTTTAAGATCTCCATGGCCCTGGTGTTGATCGGCACCCACCCCAACCTGTTCTTCCTCAAGGGCCAGGGCCAGTACCTGGGACTGGACCCCACCAAACCCATCTCCTGCAAGCAGAATCCTGTGGATGTGCACCCCTACACCTTCGAGTGCACCAAGGACCCAGGACTGTTCGCCATGGGCCCGCTGGTGGGAGACAACTTTGTTCGCTTCCTAAAGGGCGGTGCTCTAGGCATTGCCTCCTGCCTGCTCAAGAGACTGAAGAAGAAAGGCAAGCTGATCGCAGAAgggggaggagtaggaggaggggaGTTTATCTAG